GGTTGTCTTGAAGTAAATCTTGCTTCCCTTTTTTGAAAGCTGTCTTCAAAGAATCCACAAAGATTAAACCCAGGTGAGAGGGAGATTATATCAAAGGCATTTATACTTACTGGCACAACTGACTCTTGCCTTTCTTCTGCTGCTAAGCCATTACTTCCATCACCATATTGTTCAGAATGTTGTGTAATTGAAGGAGAGACACTCCTGTTTTCCCCTTGTGTTGTCTGTTTACCGTTTGGCCACTTCCTAAACCAAGAACATTGCTTAATCTCATCAATGGAAATCCTAGTGTTTGGATTTGGATCCAACATCTTGCTCAATAGCCTCCGAACTCCTCTTGGGAACCATCTAGGACATGTAAACTCTGCCTTGCTTATCTTCTTATACATCACCATCAAATTAGGATCTTGAAAAGGAAAGTAACCTGCTAGTAAGACAAACAAAACTACCCCACATGACCAGATATCAGCTTTTGCACCATCATAACCTTTCCTTTTGATGACCTCAGGAGCAACATAGGCAGGTGTTCCACAAGCTGTGTGCAACAAACCATCTTGGTGTTTGGATTCAGCCAGGGCACTTAACCCGAAATCTGAGATCTTCAGATTATCATTTTCATCCAACAGAATGTTCTCTGGCTTTATATCTCTATGGCATACACCTCTACTGTGACAAAAATCCACTGCATTCACTAGctgaataaaatatttgtgtgCAACATCTTCTTTGAGCTTTCCTTTGGCCACCTTCTTAAACAGTTCTCCACCTTTAGCATATTCCATAACAAAGAAAATCTTACTCTTTGTGGCCATGACCTCAAAAAGCTCAATAACATTTGGGTGCTTCACCAGTCTCATAATAGATATTTCCCTTTTAACGTGATCAACCTGCCCAGCTTTTATAACCTTATTCTTGTCAATCACTTTAATGGCCACACTTTGGTTAGTTATTGTACTACGGCCATAGTAAACCTTTCCAAACGTTCCTTTACCTAGTAACCTTCCTAGTTCATATTTTTGCATCAAGATGTTTGATTTGTTCTCCCTAGAAGACATTGAAGTTGggcaaaataaaatttcactcCTTCAGCcaattaaaatatctatatcatGTACTCAGTATAGAGATTATATGATAGCAAATAAGCTACTCAACCGTCTTCACGCAGGTGATGTACTAACACAACAGGCACATCAAAATAACATGTTTTCCGATTATGCATCAAGGGATACTGAAAGATTGAGCCAGCAATGTTTTCTCCACTGTTACCAATTAAGCTGGGCAGTGATAGCAAGAACATAACCTTATGGATCTCAGAGACAGAGCTCATTTTCCTGCATCTCTTTCTCTGTCTATGTCATGCACTGTTGaagaatatatacatatatgtgcGCCACAGATAGCTGAGAGAACTTCAGAACTATACTGAAAATTGAGGATGATTTTCCTGTCAATGTAGTCAGTCTGAAAATCATAGAAGAATCAAACTCGATTCAATAactaatgttttatatatataaataatatataaataacaaaaagaaaaaattaatcataGCTCTGATAGTTCATGACAGATAGTATACTTTGGTATAAGTTGAAttcaaatatatacatacaGAGTGACTGTCACAGTAGCTTATCTGATTGTAACcaacataaaagtaaaaaatttgaTTACAAACAGCAGTTGCAGATATTACAGTTCAATGTAAAATGATTTCACATTGAACGCATATAAATACAAAGTGACAGTAGTATAGTTATAAGATCTTAGAAAATGATGTATGTTTTCAGCCTCACAGTAAACACGTAATTCATTGATCTTTAGCAAGACAAATTTGTTGCTGAAATAATAGTGAGATAGTAAGAAACATGTTGGTGTAATAGCACAATCCAAAgcataaaataaaaccaaaaactccataataaataaatgaaaataaccTCAAACCTTCAGAATTGAGATTGAACAGTTGTAGCACCAAACATAGTAGAGATATAATACGGTGGTtgtatagaaaaataaattaactagtAAGTACTAGAGCTGTTACTTGTTTGCATACAACATTCATATATAGTATGGATATTTATGTAATGTTTTGGAATTGTTCATGTCATGGTGGGCTATTTTGGCTATTTGAATCATCACCGAAGAAATGTAGCCGAACACGTGTACGGACATTAATGCATGAGGAAAAggaatgaatttggaagttTCCACGTCATGGTAGTGTACCTAAGCAAAATTGATGATGTTGTGCCAGGTGGATGGTGACTGACACGTTGGCACTCATGATGATCTCGTGTTGCTTAGGTAGGTGATTGATTTCGATCGAATAACCGATACACGCCATCATAAAAGTTACCAAATTCAGCCTATGGCTTTCTTTTCAAGGTGTACATTTTTATTATcgatatatttcttttctttcttcttagaATTAATGGCACTTTTATTATAGgcttaattatttatacaataCCTACTATAGTGGTAGAGTATCAAATTATGACtacttttaaaaagttttaattatgtcttaattttagtaaaagtgTGTTGATtagattgttttttttaaaaaattattaatgacgTTTATGACATGTtacatgtaatttttaaaatttttttgtaaatgtttatattttcatatcaaGTTTTTGGTGTAACACATGAcagtattatatattaaatatcattatcttgatttcaatttaatttttagatatttttctttgattcaatctagtttcaatttttttttcttaaaatgaaGTATTATTGTCTTTCTCtaaattaagacaaaatttattatttttacaaatattatactaatatttttattaaaaatgactttttatttattatattattgtatattattaattcataaTTTGTTAATCATGAATTTAATTACTAAGCtttgatataaatattagtataacatttataaaaataataaatttagtgtCAATTAAAAGAgaaccaaatttattatttatataaataatattaattttttttttgaaaaaacatggattaataatatattaattttaaatacttgttttctttaaatatttatatttaactagttttaatcttataaaaaacattaattaataatatataataatacaataggttagaaaattatttttaacaaaaatactagtataacatttatataaatagtaaACTTTGTCTCAATTTGGAGATGGAATATAAgagttaaattaaaatcaaaacaatGACACATGTAACAATATCATGTCAACGTGTAGAAATGATAGTACTACATGTCACTTTATGAACTTGATACATAgcaacaaaaatatttacaaacaaaattttttaaaagtcaTCACAAATTAACACGTAACATGTTATTAACGCCTTTAgtatctttttttcttaaaattttagtattttttttttcaaaaaaatacaattaagacatttttaaaaaattaggatgtaattgaaattttaaaaaacgaGACCAActcaatatattattatcaaaagTGAGGATTATACGagtaattaaacttttattttattgttataataatatttttaacttttttcataATCAGTATAAATTCAtttcaagaaaatatattaattattttttaataaatgatactcaattaaaaatatttaaaattgtaattcaaaattaaaaaaatatattatttctttttgtgaatattctaaaataataaaatattatgaaaaacaaACACATTAGATACTAAGAGAAAGTAATAAAACTCTTACTATGTGTTCGCTTGCGCTGATTTACTGTATAGGAGAATTAGCGAGGATAGATTTACGTGAGAAACGTTGTTCGGTTGCGTTGATTTACGAAGAATGAAAAGCAGGGATTTGCAAGGATTGTACTATTTTTTGCATCTCACAATTTTTTCAAGATTTGCAATGATTTATACCGAAAAGTCCTATATGCCCTATGCTATTTCTATAATTCCACGACCATTTTAAAGGcatgtataatataaataaacctTGAAACGTATTTgattcttaaattttgatactTGATTCCAATCAACGAAGCAATAGCATTGTGCTATCACGAGTGATATTATTGTCGCTGCCCGTGTGAGGAGTTTGCACTGTCTCTCGCCATGCTTTTGCAGCGCAGTCCAGTGGCCCTAGCGAGATTCTCTGGTTGACATAACCACTCAATGCAAAGGAGagatttgtttgaatttgaaaaataagCCTGACCATGAACACCATTAATAAGACGTTGTTGGTAGATAAGTTTGGTGTGTATTAACTGTGAGAGTGTGTTTACTTTGCGGAGCTTTACGCGACTGAGACTTGTGTGTGTGCTGATGTTTTCAGTTGAGATTGAGCAGCTGTGAAGATGTTCATCTGAGGTAATCTTTCTCGCACACATTTATGTGGTTGTTGCAGGTTGAAGACGTCTGCAACTGGTGAAGACGAAGACATGGGTGTTTGGACGAGAAAGAAGGCGGTTGATGATGAGGAGGCAATCGAATGAAGAAGACGAAGGACGAGTAAGAAGGCGGTTGATGATGAGGAGGCAAGCGGATGAAGAAGACGAAAGCTTGAAGCAGAAGAGATCTTCATGTATTCGGTTCCACTGTCAAGCGTATCCGGTTCCAGCCTTTGGAAGAATTTGCGAAGGAGGTGTATTCGGTTGCATGCTTTGCGTATCCGGTTCCATATAATTTTGCGCCTCGGGTCTGCGTGCTTCGTATTCGGTTCTACAGATGACACCTCTGTGTTCCGATTCCAGTAACCGGTTCCCCATACCTAGAATACTTGCTCCGTCGCCAAAACTGGGTTAGCATAAGCGTGTTTACGGCCGTCCATGGGGTGATGCGGTTATGATCTTCGTGGCGTCGCTGTGAAAGTGTACATCCGCCATGGAAGCAACGGTGGGTTGGGGTTGAGGAGAAGGCCGCAGAGGATGGAGGTGTGTTGTTACGACCACGATTCGACGTAGACATAGATGTAGGTGGAGAAAACAACGACGGAGATCACGGAGATGTCTGGCATGGAGAAGAGGATGAAGGTTTGTGCGGTAGAGGATATCTGGTGGTCTTGGCCGAAGCATTGTATGGTGAGGTTGATGGGGATGGAGGTGGTATTAGGTGGAGGTGGCATAACGTGGAGGAGGACGGTTCTGTCGAGGGTGAAGGGCAACGTTTTGCAATGTTTTCCGGCGTACGGTTGGCCGCAAATGGGTTCCATGAACTGCAAATGGCCATGTCCAGTCTAGGTACCTGTGATGAaccctttattattttttttctcgtttCTATCCGCACTATATCATATATTCgattgtttgaaaaaaaagggTAAATTATATATGGGAATCTTAATTGTAATCAGGTCTGTTCATGGCATTACAACCCAAGATCATTGCCGGTGGAAAATCTGTTGCAGCATTTTCTATGGCTATTAGGTTCTTGACAGGTCCAACTGTTATTGCTGCAACCTCCATAGGCATTGGACTCTGTGGAGTTCTTTTGCATGTTGCAATTGTCCAGGTGAAATGAATTATGAAACCTTCTTTAATCAACTATCTATTACACTCAAAGTATATAATTCTTAGTTGTTTATGATATGGCCTATATATTGCAGGCTGCCCTTCCCCAAGGTATGCTTCCCTTTGTGTTTGCTAAAGAATACAATCTCCATGCAGATATTCTTAGTACTGCGTAAGTgtcttttttatgtttcttatttagttaaataaatgaTTTCAATATTCCTGATCTGAtaaatgtttcatttttttataatttcccCCCTTTTTAAATTCTCAATGTAAGGTTGGCGTTAAAAAGATTGTAAAGAAAATTTATGAGATGCAGAAGATTATAAATTAAAGAGAGTTTGCAAATTGTGCAGGGTTATATTTGGAATGCTGATTGCATTGCCCATAACCATACTCTACTACGTGCTTCTTGGACTCTAATCTATCTTGCGAGGCAGAAGGATATGATGCTGTAACTGTACGTACTACGTGAAGCCAAGGACACCACGCTCTAGCGGGTGGATGAAGAAACGTACAAGATATTTGATTTTAGATGTTAGAGagggaaagaaaaattatatatagtatatagtagaatgctatatatatatatatatatatatatatatatatatatatatatatatatatatatatatatatatatattatttatgattgGTATGAAAGTTTGGGTTTGATTTCTTCCAAATTTCTTGCCCACTCTGAATTCTCTCTATTTGTTAATGGAAAAATCTAAGCAATGTGTCATGAAGCACAACAGAACTTCAAAACAAACTCAAACCAAACATTTTATCAGCTTATCATGTAGGAATTTGTAGGAGAAAAACCACTTGGTCTTGTTTGCTTCCATTTTTATTTCCTGATTTTGTTTACTCTTTTTGACTTTTTAATTACAGAACTATCACCTTCTTTTAACTATGTTCCCtgatttcaaatatttttacagAAGACACCGAAATAAAATTGTTTCCTctacaaatctttcaaaattggacataaattgaaaatgaaattgcaGTTTTGTTGTAATtaagtaaaaacagaaaacaaaagataacaGTAATAAGATCATAAACATTGTGACAATGTGACAAAACACATTGCCATAAAGCACAATCtgttataaacaaattaattttaataattagttttaattttttactcttataaacatttttacaaataaatataacattaacaaataatacatttaaaaataaattcattttactacattataatttttttaatttttaaaaattaattataataattatttataattttggtctttttatatacatttttacaattaaatataacattaataaataacattttatattactttaatacttaggggtattttggtaatctttaatttttaccaattaaatcaattttttaaatttatcatcaaatccattcaattacTCTCTCCTGAATCATCTCCCACAAATCACTTTACGTGGACAAAACATTAAACTAGGGGTGTAAATTTAAACTCtgaacttaatttaaaaaaaaataatgctcAAATATGActtgttaattaattaagtatagttaaatatttaagtttgaCTTCAAAAAATCAAGTGTGAACATGAATTGTTTAGATtgtttataacttattttttttataacattcttttaaattatgttttcaattttattaatataatttcttaaaattattttaatattaatctcATAATTAAAAACTATGCATAAATGTTTCTCTAAAAACATCATTtacatattgaaaaatataattgttttacataaatataaCTTAGTATTAACTAATAGATTATTTTTACTGATGTTGTTGTACTTTAAGTTTTGTgtagaaatattatttattttgataagaTTTAGCAGTATAGGCAAGTTTCAGGTCATTTATTAactgaataaaataaaaattattgcaTTTTTACAACTTCAACTAACAAATCAACAATAATTATTCGAAAACGGTAATATAATAACTAATAGAATCTTAATTTTTGAAACAAGTATAgtcattataataaaatataaattatataatgcctttaataaactttttaacaaattttattataatatttttatttatttttaaaagtaattactattttataaaatagactgttttatatttagttgcagcaatcaaacatcaaataaacctctACGTAATATGTTTGTACCACTTGTAGGTGTTTAAATACAATGTCTTTTCTTTTCTGatgaagaaaaaacatttattttcctAATTTACCACATCAATGTAACATTTTAGCTTGGTTGGATTAGTTAGAAAATAGGGTTTCACTTACAATTATTATGTCATCATACTTTTTGTCTCATTTttatagaaaagtaaaaataaaaactaaaagaataacatataaaataaaaaataaaagataaaaaaaatgaaggaaaaaataaatataaagtaaatagtaaaaaaaataaaggaataaatagataaaattaatgttaaaggcaaaaatatataaataaaaataaagaaataaaatactaGATAGAAGATAGTTTAGGCGCATGTTGAATGAATGTAAATGTCTGAGTtgagttttacaaaattatccatgtgcaaaattttgaaaattgtatttaatttataatagaattatatatatcacTAACCTTTTAATTATTCCAATCTTAAATTTCTtagtgattaaatttaaattattttattctaatatcTGCTTCTTGATAAttaccataaaataataaactttaattaatgATCAATGATTTAAAGATATTATTGGAATTAACTCATTCCTAATAACATTAATCctaattagttttatttgtattttctaaaatataagtttttttcaaaattgagtCAAATCTCAATAGTAAGAAGTgattaatttcatataaataataaacataacattaataatataatgaataaaactttatataaactaaatagaaatttataCCAAATCTCGactcaataaataaaaagtgactaatttcatataaaaataacaatataacgAATAAAGTTTAGGTAAACTAAATACACATATATTTGAGTCTTGTTATATTAATGgtattataaaatttactattataaagaACTACTTATAATAGATGAAGGTTGATACGTGCTAAAACTCCAAAAGCCACTATATCCACTTCAAAATCAGGTAAACTTATTTTCTTAgtataattgatataaataaGCTTTTAGGTCAATACTCataaagtattatttaattaaaattttaaataaatactcaaaaaaaatttaaaagataaactttttatatcattaaatccataaatattgttaaaaacatGAGTCTTGAGACATAATCCTATCGGTGGATCcactcctttttttttttcttatagagCAGATATACACTCTTGTTAGTGATTaagaaatgtatattttttcctattttttcttcaa
This window of the Vigna angularis cultivar LongXiaoDou No.4 chromosome 7, ASM1680809v1, whole genome shotgun sequence genome carries:
- the LOC108338739 gene encoding CBL-interacting serine/threonine-protein kinase 10, yielding MSSRENKSNILMQKYELGRLLGKGTFGKVYYGRSTITNQSVAIKVIDKNKVIKAGQVDHVKREISIMRLVKHPNVIELFEVMATKSKIFFVMEYAKGGELFKKVAKGKLKEDVAHKYFIQLVNAVDFCHSRGVCHRDIKPENILLDENDNLKISDFGLSALAESKHQDGLLHTACGTPAYVAPEVIKRKGYDGAKADIWSCGVVLFVLLAGYFPFQDPNLMVMYKKISKAEFTCPRWFPRGVRRLLSKMLDPNPNTRISIDEIKQCSWFRKWPNGKQTTQGENRSVSPSITQHSEQYGDGSNGLAAEERQESVVPVSINAFDIISLSPGFNLCGFFEDSFQKREARFTSRQPASLIIFRLQEIANRLKMKIKKRAAGLLKLESLHEGRKGILSIDAEIFEVTPLLHLVEVKKSNGDTLEYEKILKEAIRPALKDIVWVWQGDQQQ
- the LOC128197674 gene encoding auxin efflux carrier component 2-like, producing the protein MFSGVRLAANGFHELQMAMSSLGLFMALQPKIIAGGKSVAAFSMAIRFLTGPTVIAATSIGIGLCGVLLHVAIVQAALPQGMLPFVFAKEYNLHADILSTAVIFGMLIALPITILYYVLLGL